The genome window GACTGTCCGAAATAGCGAAGATAACCCCCACCTCCAGGAGTTTAAGTATCTCCTTTTTTACAACTTCCATCGTCAGGAGATTCAACCTCCGTTGTGCCTGTCTCACCGGTTTCGCATCATTTTCGAGTCGAATCCGGTGCATACATAAGGATGGACTTATTCCCTTGATATCTGCTATACTCCACCCAATTGCCTCCTTATACTCTCTAAGGATTCTCACCAGTTTGTCTTCTTGACTTGGAGACAAATGTGCAGAGATGATCACCGGAAGCGTCTCCTAGTCTCCTAGGAATGCATACTTTAGATGCTTTGGGAGAGGCTTTAACTCTAACCCCGGTGCCTGCACAACTGAAGGAAGCAACTTTATCTGAATCTCTGAcataaaaagagaagaaaactcaTACCTTGGAGATACGGTTGGAAATGAGTGTAGGGTTTCGACTGCATGGTGTAACTCATCCCTCAAGTCCACATCAAGAGTTACACCTAACTCAAGATGCTTGGTTAGGGCCACTTCTAACGCGTCTTTACCATCTAATTCGAAAGTTTCCTGCACAAGAGGCTCAATAACACTCAAAGCAAAAATTGAGTTAGATTCCTCTGGATATTTCATCacctcaaaaatattaaaattcacAGTTTCACCATCAAATTTCATTGACAAAGTACCCTCATTCACATCTATCTTAGTCCTGGCAGTGCTAATAAATGGTCTATCTAACAAGATAGGTGACGGGTTTAATGATTTTTCATCTCCCATGTCCAAGATATAAAAATCTGCAGGAAAGACTAACTTATTTACTTGAACTAGAACATCCTCAACTAGCCCCTCTAGATAAGCATTTGTGCGATCAGTCAGTTGGATTATAATGGCTATTTCTTTAAGTGGCCCAAGGTTTAGAGAAGCAAAAATGATCTTTGGCATCACATTAATTGACGCCCCTAAATCTAACATTGCTTTTCTAATCGGTGTATTTCCTATTTTGCACGGGATCGTgaacatacctggatctccACACTTTGGTGGGAGCTTCCTTTGGAGCATGGCCGATACGTTTTCTTCTACCGCTACTCTTTCATCCCTTCTCAATTTCCTCTTATGGGTGCATAAGttcttgagaaatttcgagTACTTCGGCACTTGCTTAATTGCTTCCAACAAGGGGATGTTGATCTCCACTCTCCTGAATACGTCCAAaatctctttttccttctctgccTTCTTCGTCTTTGCCAACCTGCATGGAAAAGGGGGTAAATTTGATTTAACGGGTATTGATGGTGTAAGAGTTACCTCAGGACCTCCACGAATGTGTCCTTCATCCTCTATCTCCTTCTCAATCTCGTCTTCACTTTTACTCTTCAAGTTCGTGACCTTTAGCCCCCCACTTCCTTGCCACTCCTCAATgtcattgcacttacatttctggGGTTTGCCTCAGGTTGCGATGGTAATTTCCCATAGACGTGGGACTCCAGGCAATTAATGGTAGTTGCCATTTGACTCATGCGAGTCTCCATGTGTTTCATGCCTGCTTTGGTATCCTGCTAGAACTGGGTAGTGCTCGCGACTAAGGATCTAGTCTCTTGCTGGAGTTGAGCAGTGGTCATGACTAAGGTTCTAGTCTCCTGCTGGAGCTGAGTGGTAGTCGTGGCCAAACTCTTGACAATTTCCTCCAAAGAACTCCCTAAGCTTGAGGACGAGGGTTGAGACTTCTGTTGCCAAGGTTGCTGAAATCCTGGTGGACGATTGtagaatgcattttgtggcATATTACCATAACTGAAATTAGGGTGATCTCTCCAACCGGGGTTGTACGTGTTAGAGTATGGGTCGTACGATTTTCGAGGCGCGGGCACGCCTCTAGCCATGTTCACTTGTTCAGCCCCATCCTCTTATAACATAGGGCATGAGTCAGTGGGGTGACCCACATTTGTGCAGATTCCACAGGCCTTTGCTTTGTGCATGTTTCCCACAGCTAATTGTCGTACAAAAAATGTCAGCTCTGATATTTCCTGCTGAATGGACGACATCTCTATCTCGTTGACCCTACGGGTAGGGTTACTCTCACGGAAGTCAAACTGTTGAGAATTTTCTGCCATCGACTCAATGAGTGGCCATACTTCCCTTGGTGTTTTGTTCGCTAATGCTCCCCCATTTGCTGCATCAATGATACTCCTGTCGGACATCTGTAGTCCCTCATAGAAGTATTGGATCAATAGTCACTACAAGAAtattggtcatcagtgacaacttttctctgtgacgAAAAATAATTGTCACAAAAGTGGatcctttattgacgactttctaactcgtcacaaacctctaatgggagccaactcatttgtgacgacttttcgtcgtcac of Coffea arabica cultivar ET-39 chromosome 5c, Coffea Arabica ET-39 HiFi, whole genome shotgun sequence contains these proteins:
- the LOC140007692 gene encoding uncharacterized protein; the encoded protein is MSDRSIIDAANGGALANKTPREVWPLIESMAENSQQFDFRESNPTRRVNEIEMSSIQQEISELTFFVRQLAVGNMHKAKACGICTNKCKCNDIEEWQGSGGLKVTNLKSKSEDEIEKEIEDEGHIRGGPEVTLTPSIPVKSNLPPFPCRLAKTKKAEKEKEILDVFRRVEINIPLLEAIKQVPKYSKFLKNLCTHKRKLRRDERVAVEENVSAMLQRKLPPKCGDPGMFTIPCKIGNTPIRKAMLDLGASINVMPKIIFASLNLGPLKEIAIIIQLTDRTNAYLEGLVEDVLVQVNKLVFPADFYILDMGDEKSLNPSPILLDRPFISTARTKIDVNEGTLSMKFDGETVNFNIFEVMKYPEESNSIFALSVIEPLVQETFELDGKDALEVALTKHLELGVTLDVDLRDELHHAVETLHSFPTVSPRYEFSSLFMSEIQIKLLPSVVQAPGQEDKLVRILREYKEAIGWSIADIKGISPSLCMHRIRLENDAKPVRQAQRRLNLLTMEVVKKEILKLLEVGVIFAISDSPWVSPVQVVPKKAGVTVEENQKGDMVPVRKVTGWHRDSTRGPGKNYIHMPIRYFRLLPDAFRSLQCSSNLSKVYGFYKRFIKDFSKIGAPMFKLLQKDVPFDFTSECKVAFDKLKESLTSPPVIQPPYWSLPFKIMCNASDYAVGAVLGSYLLGAKVIVFSDHAVLRYLLAKKDAKSRLIRWILLLQEFDLEIKDKSGAENLVADHLSRLLTNQEDLPLRESFPEEQLLTIDSSAPWYTDIVIFLVTNQLPAGWPKAKRDKLKSDAKHYILDDPYLWRQCADQTNGQAEVSNREVKSILEKMVRPDRKDWSSKLEDALWAYRTAYKTPIGMSPYSGNPKLEDEEEVRGQ